The following coding sequences are from one Salvia hispanica cultivar TCC Black 2014 chromosome 3, UniMelb_Shisp_WGS_1.0, whole genome shotgun sequence window:
- the LOC125210540 gene encoding microtubule-associated protein RP/EB family member 1-like: MEKRKATNNPASTTGEAPSEVQPTAESRPPSPQRSQPPPTTQIPAMISLDALAAFLRQQDPNRDWTTTLAGFSLTGGMPATSNPTPTATTENPPTTTPKTSIPTSENISPTIAAQSEPSHPFPIHQQTEPLDVSPLSAYQDPNWGETEDKESEGRASESEKGEAEEIVATEANIDEAEREAIDLNEMAKKQGLMTDDEFQAVLGKGDMIVVNPEGVAEVLDLASQAVGKGEAPKEAERSEGVAHQSVEEKTDEQPKRAEQLEEERQEPETHQEEASVVTKPKPVKRRLVLKNDPKAERQKPQRVSQRCLGKWKSNKAGANTAADAVEVSSEDEKTTPTKPGEEPSKASQEDTQMATGTVSPTPTDQEENADKVAEGLDLASELVGREEAARSDTSARMVAEPTAQEDISTQADEEAEEMEIEETKYIQERKRKGKAPVKKKQVMKKQRTVNASIVIREPEEKGRSSDSDYTSSEESDSESDISLEGEEYHEQQLPDNHLR; the protein is encoded by the coding sequence ATGGAAAAGCGAAAGGCAACCAACAACCCAGCATCTACCACCGGCGAAGCCCCGTCAGAAGTCCAGCCAACAGCCGAGTCGCGGCCGCCAAGCCCACAACGATCACAACCACCGCCGACGACACAAATTCCGGCGATGATTTCTTTAGATGCACTGGCGGCGTTTCTAAGGCAACAAGACCCCAACAGAGACTGGACGACCACCCTAGCCGGATTTAGCCTAACCGGAGGAATGCCGGCGACATCAAACCCTACCCCAACTGCAACCACAGAAAACCCACCCACCACCACCCCAAAAACCTCAATTCCAACGTCCGAAAATATTTCCCCAACAATTGCTGCACAATCAGAACCCTCCCACCCTTTTCCCATACACCAACAAACAGAGCCGCTGGACGTCAGCCCTCTTTCCGCCTATCAAGATCCCAACTGGGGAGAAACAGAAGACAAGGAGAGTGAAGGGAGAGCAAGCGAGAGCGAGAAAGGTGAAGCAGAGGAGATAGTGGCCACTGAGGCCAACATCGATGAAGCAGAGAGGGAGGCGATAGATCTGAACGAAATGGCCAAAAAACAAGGGTTAATGACGGATGATGAATTCCAAGCGGTTTTGGGCAAAGGGGATATGATCGTTGTAAACCCTGAAGGGGTGGCTGAGGTACTGGACCTCGCATCCCAGGCGGTAGGGAAGGGGGAAGCACCAAAGGAAGCGGAAAGGTCGGAAGGGGTAGCCCACCAATCAGTAGAGGAGAAGACAGACGAACAACCGAAAAGGGCCGAACAACTTGAGGAGGAGAGGCAAGAGCCAGAAACACATCAAGAGGAAGCCTCAGTGGTAACTAAACCGAAACCAGTAAAAAGGAGGCTAGTGTTGAAAAACGACCCCAAGGCAGAAAGGCAGAAACCCCAAAGAGTGTCACAGAGATGCTTAGGAAAGTGGAAGTCCAACAAGGCAGGAGCAAACACAGCAGCAGATGCAGTGGAGGTTTCGAGTGAAGACGAGAagactactcctacaaaacctgGGGAGGAGCCCTCGAAAGCTAGCCAGGAGGACACCCAAATGGCAACAGGGACAGTATCACCAACGCCGACTGACCAGGAGGAGAATGCTGACAAGGTGGCTGAGGGTCTGGACCTCGCATCAGAGTTAGTAGGTCGGGAGGAGGCAGCAAGAAGTGATACTAGTGCCCGCATGGTGGCCGAGCCTACCGCCCAGGAGGACATTTCAACACAAGCCGATGAAGAAGCAGAGGAAATGGAAATCGAGGAAACTAAGTACATTCAAGAAAGGAAGAGGAAGGGAAAAGCCCCTGTCAAGAAGAAACAAGTCATGAAGAAACAGCGCACTGTCAATGCCAGCATAGTGATCAGAGAGCCGGAAGAGAAAGGAAGATCAAGCGACAGCGACTACACTTCAAGCGAGGAATCTGACTCGGAGAGTGATATCTCTCTGGAAGGAGAAGAATATCATGAGCAGCAGCTCCCCGACAACCACCTCCGATAG
- the LOC125210539 gene encoding protein FAR1-RELATED SEQUENCE 1-like, which translates to MSTLENIEVFKVSDARKKIFTVTHEIEIESYECECKLFLRCGYLCNHLFFILRNKDENNIPEKYVGNRWLKSELLKAVHGLTIDESASDRGSNEDDKLQIANRCHGRYFGLYQRSFRNKDHLNALDNLLAGIGPQIFKDDCVGSSSLDKNDSIMNIYEATLS; encoded by the exons atgTCCACATTGGAGAACATCGAGGTCTTCAAAGTTTCTGATGCTAGAAAGAAGATCTTTACAGTTACACATGAGATAGAGATTGAGTCATatgaatgtgagtgtaaactATTTTTAAGGTGTGGTTATCTATGCAACCACCTTTTTTTCATCCTCAGAAACAAAGATGAAAACAATATTCCAGAGAAATATGTTGGTAACCGTTGGCTTAAAAGTGAATTACTAAAGGCAGTTCATGGTCTCACGATTGATGAAAGTGCGTCTGACAGAG GTTCTAACGAAGATGACAAACTACAGATTGCTAATAGGTGTCATGGACGTTACTTTGGTCTATATCAGCGTTCTTTTAGGAATAAAGATCATTTGAATGCTTTGGATAATTTGCTTGCGGGTATTGGTCCTCAAATCTTTAAAGATGACTGTGTTGGATCGTCGTCTCttgataaaaatgattcaatcaTGAACATATATG AGGCCACACTCTCTTAA
- the LOC125211496 gene encoding uncharacterized protein LOC125211496, producing the protein MAVSRCSLALPLQTADPLFTAASLLTPPLPALSYSPLRRRNFCFPLPPSPASLLRVKSKPNEAEAIPLAYTFTEFKQLLLPVIDRNPYLTDGTKQATSTIAALAKKYGAEVTVVVIDEKEKETLSEHDTQLASIRWHLAEGGFQEFKLLERLGGGNKPTAIIGEVADEMNMDLVVLSMEAIHSKHVDANLLAEFIPCPVLLLPL; encoded by the exons atggcCGTCTCGCGTTGCTCGCTTGCACTTCCGCTGCAGACTGCAGACCCCCTCTTCACCGCTGCGTCTCTTCTCACACCACCCCTTCCGGCTCTCTCCTACTCACCTTTGCGGCGACGCAATTTCTGCTTTCCTCTCCCACCCTCCCCTGCATCCCTGCTTCGAG TGAAATCTAAACCAAACGAAGCAGAAGCCATTCCTCTTGCATATACCTTTACTGAATTCAAGCAGTTGCTCCTTCCAGTCATAGACCGTAACCCTTATCTTACAGACGGTACAAAGCAG GCAACATCGACAATTGCTGCTCTGGCAAAGAAATATGGGGCTGAAGTAACAGTTGTAG TTATCGATGAAAAGGAGAAGGAAACATTGTCGGAGCATGATACTCAACTAGCTAGTATTCGCTGGCATTTAGCTGAAG GGGGTTTCCAAGAATTCAAACTGTTAGAGCGACTTGGAGGAGGAAACAAGCCGACTGCAATCATCGGAGAGGTTGCTGATGAAATGAATATGGATCTGGTGGTTTTGAGCATGGAGGCCATCCACTCCAAACATGTCGACGCAAATCTTTTAGCGGAGTTCATCCCTTGCCCGGTCTTGCTTTTGCCtctataa
- the LOC125210538 gene encoding protein PHYTOCHROME KINASE SUBSTRATE 1-like, whose translation MLMPVQSLAPPHSKIIKNSTSRAASIAPDRLSLAKNAQQEKEIDVFDAWNYFNEGLGHTPKIHTKSLPNHHHPQNLKKEVVQTAVKEHPPLEHEKPSKKSLLASIGWNCSCLTISGRSKPGNKSRRARFGSPIPIKGNNCFNAATNLAMLTWEEDFKIPSTSSEMHNDTDSNASSDLFEIESFYIDNPFEPTTCYDAPSIEWSIVTASAADFSDSDDASSTILMPCIRKSGLNAKTASFREMPKIRSCFLSGCKSQKAVGVAGDAQTRRQPVTPMMKAS comes from the coding sequence ATGTTGATGCCAGTGCAATCTCTGGCTCCGCCTCactccaaaattataaaaaacagCACTAGTAGGGCAGCCTCGATCGCCCCCGATCGCCTTTCACTTGCCAAGAACGCACAGCAAGAGAAAGAAATCGACGTATTCGATGCATGGAACTACTTCAACGAAGGGCTGGGCCACACTCCCAAAATCCACACCAAGAGTTTGCCCAATCACCATCACCCTCAGAACCTCAAGAAAGAAGTTGTCCAAACTGCAGTCAAGGAACATCCGCCACTCGAACACGAGAAGCCAAGCAAGAAGAGCTTGCTTGCTAGCATTGGCTGGAACTGCTCCTGCTTGACCATAAGTGGAAGATCAAAACCAGGAAACAAAAGCAGGAGAGCCCGATTTGGCTCCCCAATCCCCATAAAAGGGAACAACTGCTTCAACGCGGCCACAAACCTAGCCATGCTCACTTGGGAAGAGGACTTCAAAATTCCTTCAACTTCAAGCGAAATGCACAACGACACTGACAGCAATGCAAGCTCAGATTTGTTTGAAATTGAGAGCTTCTACATCGACAACCCTTTTGAACCCACAACATGCTATGATGCTCCGAGCATAGAGTGGAGCATTGTCACTGCCAGCGCTGCAGATTTCTCGGACTCAGACGACGCGTCCTCAACCATTCTGATGCCTTGTATAAGGAAATCCGGCTTGAACGCGAAAACTGCTTCATTCCGTGAAATGCCAAAGATTCGGTCATGTTTTCTCTCAGGCTGCAAGAGTCAGAAAGCTGTTGGAGTTGCGGGAGATGCACAGACGAGAAGACAGCCCGTCACGCCCATGATGAAAGCAAGCTGA